ATGCTCGACGAGGAACCCCAGTTCGCCGACGTCCTCTCGTGCGTCTTCGGGATCCAGCGCCACGAGAGCAACACCTACCTCGCCCTGCTCGACAACCCCGGCAGCACCGTCGCGGAACTCGCGGAGGTCGTCGACCGCGACCGCTCGAACGTCAACCGCTCGCTCTCGACGCTCCGCGAGAAGGGCCTCGCCGAGCGCCAGCGCCGCCTGCTCGACGGCGGCGGCCACGTCTATCAGTACACCGCGAC
The Halomarina pelagica DNA segment above includes these coding regions:
- a CDS encoding helix-turn-helix domain-containing protein, with product MDAEPSPDRFRELMLDEEPQFADVLSCVFGIQRHESNTYLALLDNPGSTVAELAEVVDRDRSNVNRSLSTLREKGLAERQRRLLDGGGHVYQYTATPLPEAKELLHETLDEWAAYVHDRIDEYGDGATAE